The Congzhengia minquanensis DNA window TTTATATTTTTGTTCATGTATTGCCCCTTTACTCAAATAATGATAAAAGTCATCTGTGTGCATATGCACAGACTTTTCCAAATCTGATTCTTTTGCAACAACAGATGCCGTTGTAGTTTTTCCTGTCCCCGGCGCACCTGTGATTACAATAATTCTACCTTGATTCATCTATATTTTACCTCCACAAATTCCCGATTTGTCGTTCTGTTTAGTCCCCAAAGAACCTACTAAACCAGCTACGCTTTTGAACCGGTTCTGTCTCACGCTCCGGCTGATC harbors:
- a CDS encoding zeta toxin family protein; its protein translation is MNQGRIIVITGAPGTGKTTTASVVAKESDLEKSVHMHTDDFYHYLSKGAIHEQKYKIFSKLFNE